In the genome of Arachis stenosperma cultivar V10309 chromosome 6, arast.V10309.gnm1.PFL2, whole genome shotgun sequence, the window atatttaaatcaaaataaaattaaaaaaattgaagataaaattttaaaataaaaaaaataaataataaagtaataatttataaaataaaatataaattttaaaattaaataataataaataaaagattaatttataaataacattaaataaaaactatttaATAATTGTTAAAAATCATACTTTATTACtagaattatttaatattcTAAATATTATTAGACCATCAACACTCTTATGTAATAGGTGGTGTTTTTTCTTCATAAGTTGGTTGATTCATTTTTGTtggattttcttttctttttgttgaaaattttccATGGTCAATAATGGTGATCAAATACTTGCATATTCTTAATTAAGGTGGGTTAAATTTGGTCATATGAATCGCACCGTCCTTAACTCCTTATGATGATTAAGTTAGCTATAATAATGCGTAGATGTTGATATTTATCCAATTTGTCAATTTGTTGTTAAAGCCGAGTTTGTTATTACGTATATTTACCTAGTCAGATATTTGACAACTGTGATGTTAGTAACTAAATCAAATTATCAACTTACGAAAGTTGTAGGTCTTTCAGAAGTATTTTAggaaattgttaaatttttacaAGTTTATCACTATCGTAACCGCCatttaatcatttttatgaAGCAAGCTTTGCTGGAACCTTTTGAATAGTTTTTCTGCAATGAAGACTCAAATGAAATTTGTCTCAAATTTTTAAAGTGGCTATTgaaattttaattgttttaatttaaactttaattttttttataactaacATTACtctttttaactaatttttgttaaaattgtaTTGGCGTAATATATGCTGATGTAAAAAATATAGTATGGGTTGACGGTTCGGTTCTGAAAACTATGCTCTCTGGAACTCTCTCCTCTGTTTTCTGAACTACTGGGCTCGCCGGCTCGATCCCCTATTTCTTTAGCCCTTGAGACCTTTAACCAATTTGGAAGAAATGAAACCAGCTAGATCTAGCGGTACAATAGAGTCATTCTCTTCCAATTCTTTGCATTGAAAACAGAAGCAAATTCATAATTTGGTTGAGTGATAATTCTTTTCTAGTGAGTATAATATTGTAGACAATGTGTGTAACAAAATAAGATGCCATcatttctcttgttattttagTTAGATAATTTTACAATAAGATACCATCGACATTGGTTAATAATTCACAAGGAAAAGTTACTTCTTGTGTTCACTTATGACAGTGAACACAAGGTGCTAATCTTACAACAAATTTCTTTCATGTTCGCTTGATTTGATGGATTCTCCCACATAATTAGTTCTCTTACTTGGTTCTCAATTTTTATGATTTCTCTCACCAAGTTACTAATGCAGAATCCCAAGCAACTGTAATGAAAAAGCATTTCCTCATCTCTGTTAGTGTGAGTTCTGCTAGTTATGCCCTCCAGGTGTTTGAAGAAAGTCCCCAAAATGATTTCCACGTCCTCATCTCCAATCAAGAATGTTTCTGCATTGGGATATTCTCCTGACTCAATATCACAAGGAAGATTTCTTTTCTTCAACTCTTTCTCTAGTTTCTTAAGCGACTTCATCTTTGTTATCTCTTCGAGGCATTTCAATGTCGGGCCAACTTTGTTCTTAAAATTCTCTATAGTCTCATTCATTCCGTTTTGTAGGTCGACCTCGGATCCTCCATTACCCTTCTGTGATAATTGTGTGAGTTGTTCCATTGAGTATGCCACAAAGAGTAAGAGGTCTGCTGTCCTTGATAGAGATTCGAGCATCTTTTGGTAGCAAGCACCATGAAATGGAAGGAACCAGAAATTTGGCTCCAAATCAGCTTCTGCTATAAATGCTTCCAATTGACACACCAGAGATTTCATCTTATTTTGTCCTTCTCTTAGTGCTTGAGAACTTATAGATGGCATTGGCATGTCTTTGGTAATGCAATCTTGAAGTGTTCCCAAGCTTTCCGAAAGTGCTGTTTTCGCTAGAGTTGTTGCTCTTGAGGGACTCACTAGAATCTCTACAATGATGAAGCAAACGAGTCCTATTGTGGCCTCGGTGATTCTCGTTATTGCGAATTGAGTTGGAGGGCCGTAATGCTTCCTACCAAGGATAAGTGAGGCTCCTATAACAGCTGAAATCGCACCAGATTGCCCATACATTTTGCTATGCCTAAGAAAAGTATAGAAAACCAGCCATGGTAGAAGAGGCAACAACCTCAAATCCGCATATTTATGGAAAATGGAGCAACAAAGAACCCCATAGATTGATCCCATTGCTGTTCCCTGTCCGCGCGCATTTGCAACCGAGAACGTTGGTTGGCGTCTAGTATCAAAACTGATAGCGATTGTGAGTCCTGACCAATATCCATTTTCCTTATTATATGTCAAACCGAAGAAGACAGCAAGACCTAATGAAAGGGAGCACTTGAATGCAAAAACCAAGTTGTGAGTGCTAGGCATAAAGTTCATAACAACCTCTGCTATCTTTCTGAAGATCCTTTCCGAATCAccaattttctttgttttctccACCATGTGGTCAATTTTCTTTGTCACAGGTGAATTGTCTAGGAGAAGTTGCAAACAATACAAGAAGAATGAAGTTGGAAGATCTTTATAGGCTTTGGAAATGCTTCTGTTCAAAATTTCCTTCTTGGTCTCTAAGCTGGTGGTTGCATCAAAAGGTGCAAAACACTTGCCTTGTTGATCTAATTTTTGGCTGAATCTTCCTTTGCAATGGGTCAAGACACCTCTGAGTTCTTCATCAATGACATCGATGGGAAAAGAAGTGCAACTTGATAAAGCAATGTCCATCCCTCTGATTGGTACCTCCAAGTCTTGCAGTCTCTCCTTTGGGTCTATGCAGTGAGGATTATGAGGCCTTTCCCAATGCATGCCTTTCTTTTTAGTGAGAAAAAGATGAccaaatattataattaattcatAGCTATTACTAGGAAACTAATTAACTGAATATGCAAGTAATGTTCAATCCCATGCTTTTGGTTATTTTTGAAAGCTTACCATGTTAACTTCGATTCTCTGGAAAAGCTTGGCTCCTATTGTAGAGAGGGTCATGGATTGATTGGAAAAACCAACAGCAGTTGAACAATCTGAGGCAGTGATGGTGTCTATATTCCAATTTAACCTTTCAGATATGTTATCAGTGTATAATCGGTAGAGTTTCCTCACCTGAAAAGTACAAATTGCACAAAAGGagccaataattataaaaaaattgcgCTAAGGCGGACATATGTCTGAACTTTCATTAAGGTatataagaaagaaagaaaaacaacaacaacaattggTGTTAAAAGTCAAAGGACTCAATTCTTATGTGGAGAGAAATTATTCTGCGCACATGGTCATGAGCTCATGGATTCATGGGGCACTTAGCGATGACAGTACAACTCACAAGAGATTAGGAATGGATAGAATCAAGGTGGATATTTTGCAGGACGAATTAAGGTGCAAATTTTTACTACCTACAAGTAATAACAAAGTAGAATTTATATAGAATAGAATAAAGTAGAGTGAAATTGGATAAGGCTGAAATTCGCTTCTATCCTTCCCATTATCATTCTTAAAAAACACTTAACTAAATCATTCTCAAACTATTATAATAAAGTGATATTGTATGCTCTAAAAGATCGAACGAAAACTAAAGTAGAGAAAGTAGTATTTCACCTATCTATAATCCATTATTATCTTGCATGTTTAGTTAAAAAGTCAATTTATGAACGGCATGAGTATAGATATAGTTTATCTAAGTACTCATAAGTACTTAGGAGTAATAATTAAACCTATATTAAATGTCTtcaaaaaatattctaaaaaacTTGCAAGTATATTCCTATAAACCATTGTAATATTCGGGAAGGAGGGACAGAAGATTTTGGGAAGGGGGGAAAACCAAGCTTTTGCTTATCTAAAACAAGTGTTGACTTATTTCTTATTCgcttaattttaattattatttctcCCTAATCACTCAAATGATGTTGTATAATGTACACTCAGCCATGTTAACCTTTCTATCTAACAAACATGTGTGGAAACATGCACATGGAAACAAGCTAAGATTGCTCCTATCTCATTGGAACATATCTCAAGGGTCAAcggaaaatttttttttgtgacgtCTAGTCATTACATACAGATAAAAAGGTTTCATTAACAAAGGATGTGTATAATATCTATATATAAGGGgaaaattaaatatacaaaATGTTTCTCTTAATGTATTTTCCATGATAATACTAAAACAAACCCTCTAGCATAAATTTTGCCATTAGTCAATTGGTGGTAGATAGATTGGCCATTAGATAACATAAATTATatcattttatgttttttttttttttttgttaacttTTCGATTTTCTAGTGTTATCTTGATGTCATATACAGGTAAATTTTAGGATCAAATTTAAGATCGTATTAAAGAAGGTGGTTTCTTTAAGCTTAGACTAACACTACTATACtgtctaaaaaaaaaaaaaactaacattcTGTTGGTAttattctatttatatttttttctcagCATCACAATGAAGTATTATTGCTCTTGCACATTAACAATGTTATTTGGCTCATCATTTACTCTTCTCAATTAGATTTGGTCActttttcatattttagtaatatttctttaatttttcttgttgaCATGACGAGCATTGCTTGCTCTAAACTAATAATTGCTGTATTTTAACTTTCacgaataaattattttgtaagaTGTAATCactaagaaagaaaaagaaaaaatgaaataaaatgcaTATGCTATGTAATTAATAGAATGGAGAGGGACTACTGGAGGCTGCAGGGCAAGGAATTTGATTTTGTATTAAGGGGGAAGTTAGTAAGATTATCCTATGATTTTGATTTGTTTCTTTGGAATTTATTTGGTTGAATATTCTTGTTACTCTTGTACGTTGCTTGTGGTTTTTGTATGTTGTAACTACCACCCTCGCTCCCGCTTCACAGCCTTCATGTGAGTGGAAgactataataataataataataataataataataataataataataataatagtataaTTTGACAcatttttaaacattttttattaagtAAAACATACTATActctttattaattaaataaatcttaactcttcatttattatattttatattaataatttaaatttaaaatttaaaaattaaaatttaaaatttaaaatttagagtctaaaatttataattcaGAGTTTATGATTTACAATATAAGATccagaatttaaattttacaatttaaaatttagtatttaaatttTAGGAGTCATTTTGATGATTATATAGGAGTTAAACAATCCTAATCGAATGGTTATTATTCACGTATAATTGATCAAGGGCGGTCATACAAGTTACGTTACATGTAAGTCAGTGGCGGAGCTTAGTTCAGACAAGGGGTGGCCATGGCCCCccaaacttttattaaaaaaattagtaatactttttcaaaaaataaaaaatagttcagttggctcaaatattttattatgacttaaaatacTAAAGTTCAATCTtcatttcttgtttttattgcaCAATAGTTTTAGTTTTAAACATTCAAAACATATCGAATTTGGACTGAATTGAGTGTATTCGCATTTCGCAGCTCTCTATTCAATAAGCAACACTCCTTCTACCtttgagttcaaatataaaaaattaggtattttttatttatgtaattaaatattattttatattttactatttatttaatttaattttttatatgataaaaaatattagaatattcaataagtattgatattattgtatttgtataaattgataaaaaatttaataaatattataaattttaatatttgtccttctaatttttttatatattttattggatatatattcaaatttttatataaaataattataaaaaatcaaagagttgatgatgcattttttaagaggaaggctaatattcaagaaggaaaatatataatttttacaatATCAACATCTGTAAATAGTTTTTCTACTTCAATGAATCACGAAGAAAGTAAGATACAACCTTCAAAAGTTTAAAGAGTTACATCTGATGAGTTTGACCTTAATTCTTTGGAACGATACTCTGAAAAACGGCTTCAAATTTGGGAACAATTATCTTCTATCTGTCCCCcccaaaattttgtttcaagcTCCGCCACTGATGTAAGTATTTTCGTCATCCTTTGCTGAATagtgaggagtttataagatgagaaaTCCATTAACTTGAtaccttaaggttttgagttggatgtggtgtctTTTCATCTTATGTTATCTCACTTGATTTCTTCCCGAAATCTCTCCGATTTTAATCGGTCTAGTTTAAGGAGTATTCAAGGTGAAATATCGAAAGTCTTCCGAGCGGCGTGTCCTGCGGTGTTTTGCAGCGGTGTGATGGACGAATACTCATATGTGGTGGAGGAGCTAGAGGGGAGTTGAGAGGGAGATTGTTAGTGTTGCAAGTGTGAGAAGTGTTGAAGTTAGTCCCacatcaaagaaagcaaggaagagtgaggagtttataagatgagagatcCATTAATTTGGCACCTCaaggttttgagttggatgtaGTGTTTTTTCATCTTATGTTATCTCACTTGATTTCTCCCCGAAATCTCTCCGGTAGAGCTCCCCACTGTTAATGATCTCTCCGGTAGAGCTCCCCACTGTTAATGATCTCTCTTCAGAACATGTTTATGTGACACGTTAATCACTAATATATCCTCTATTTAATTTTTACGGCCTTGACAATTATCCTTAAAAGACAATAAGACTCTCAATAAAAAGAATTTATCAATCCTATTAGCTTTTAAcagataaattaataatttaacatgTTATTTAGACTTAttctattaatataaaaaaatattaataaatagaTTAATCagtttcataaaaataaaaaaataaaaaaaatattttatttttattgaagatcttttcaaaataattataaaagttacttaaaattttttctcaTTAGAAAAACATAGGGGGCGAAAAAGAAATTTACTCAAAAATAAATGAAAGTTGctttcttaatttctttcacAAATAAAGATGAAGGTTAGCGTTCCGCTGTATAACGCTAATTTGAAACaaatgaaagaaaacaaaaaaattaattgtttgacagattttttttttagaaaaaagtaATGCATGAAATATAAATTTCAGATTAAGTCAtggattttataaaaatagataaataaagaaagtatacaaataaatttattcaataagtaataatttatatatacacCGCCGTCGGAGAATATTACATCAAATAAGTCTTCTAACTAAAAGTAACAATAATTGTTATATATCACTCTCtaccaacaaaaaaaatagtgctacatcactttttattttaaaattatattcgACATAAAAAAACTTTTAACTTCTAGTGTGATGTCATCCATCTACTAATTTCATGGAACTACTTCGTAGTATTTTCGAGGGATGATAGGCATATACCCCAAGGTGGACTCATCACTAATAAGTAATAAGTAATAAAAACAAgtaattttctttaaaaaaattcttttatgtTAAACAAAAGGCTAagtatatattataattaatcatagtatatttgtatataaatataggtatagtttaatttttttaatatatattttatattagtggttgatttagatGCACAccaaatataattataaattaaatcgatgtcaaaaagaataaaaatattatttgtatacaAAAATTAATCATCAATATATTTGTGTGTAAATATGtatgtggtttaatttatttttaatatgtatttatacttctacatatattttatattgacgACTGATTTAgtagctgattttagtgtatacGTAGCATAATCGCAAAAAGAATTACCATTTTTCCCGATGATACATGTAAAAAAGTTTCCCTAACAAGATTTCATAAGGATTATTCTTCTAATTCCAAATTCAATATGTCTaaacatgaatgaatgcataatttgcatatatgtatgtatatatattgcTACAAGCTAGGTTACCTCATAATAGGCGAGGCGAGGATATGGTAACAACATGGCAAGGATTGAAGCCACAACTCCAAGGGCTGTGGAGGATGCGGCATGAATTGGGTAAACCGTCACCCCTGCTTCCGCGGCGCTATTTATTGCGGCGCTTACATGAACAATCACTAATTGCCCGAATGCAATCCGCTTAGCCACCAACTCCAACGATCCAGGAAGCGCCACTAAAAATGAACCGGCCGCGACCATCATCGCGGCCGTGTGGTTAGAGAAGTTGGTAGGTCCTATCACATGAAGGCTAAGAAGAGAAACGATCATGACCTGGATAGTGGCAAAGAGGACGTGGCAACAACCTCTTAGGGTGTCACCGAGTGTTGCGTCCGAGACTATGAGGATTGTGGTAACATACGAGAAGGCCGGGAACTCGAGATAGCGCCGGAGGGATTCGGGGCCGTAGAGGGAGGTGCAACCTACTATGGTGCATGCTAGAGTGGTCCTTAGGGCTGATCCTAAGCGTGCTTGCCACACCTCTGCCCTTGTGCTACTAATTGTGTTTATAATCTTTGACATGATAATACTAACTAATAATGAGAGGGAGTATATAATTTGAAGTACAAAAAATTGAGATTGTGAATTGAATTGGTAGCTTGTGAAGTATTTGATGAGGAGTTAATAAAGGCATATGTGTGAAGTGTGGTTTGACAAATAAGTAATGAGTAATGACAATAAGGCATTAGAAAGGGACACTATTTGGATTTTGCTAGCTAATACAAGTAATAAATGTCATGCCATATTACTAAATTATAGGTTTTTTTGTCATatactatattttattttaaaccgAACAA includes:
- the LOC130932473 gene encoding uncharacterized protein LOC130932473, giving the protein MSKIINTISSTRAEVWQARLGSALRTTLACTIVGCTSLYGPESLRRYLEFPAFSYVTTILIVSDATLGDTLRGCCHVLFATIQVMIVSLLSLHVIGPTNFSNHTAAMMVAAGSFLVALPGSLELVAKRIAFGQLVIVHVSAAINSAAEAGVTVYPIHAASSTALGVVASILAMLLPYPRLAYYEVRKLYRLYTDNISERLNWNIDTITASDCSTAVGFSNQSMTLSTIGAKLFQRIEVNMKGMHWERPHNPHCIDPKERLQDLEVPIRGMDIALSSCTSFPIDVIDEELRGVLTHCKGRFSQKLDQQGKCFAPFDATTSLETKKEILNRSISKAYKDLPTSFFLYCLQLLLDNSPVTKKIDHMVEKTKKIGDSERIFRKIAEVVMNFMPSTHNLVFAFKCSLSLGLAVFFGLTYNKENGYWSGLTIAISFDTRRQPTFSVANARGQGTAMGSIYGVLCCSIFHKYADLRLLPLLPWLVFYTFLRHSKMYGQSGAISAVIGASLILGRKHYGPPTQFAITRITEATIGLVCFIIVEILVSPSRATTLAKTALSESLGTLQDCITKDMPMPSISSQALREGQNKMKSLVCQLEAFIAEADLEPNFWFLPFHGACYQKMLESLSRTADLLLFVAYSMEQLTQLSQKGNGGSEVDLQNGMNETIENFKNKVGPTLKCLEEITKMKSLKKLEKELKKRNLPCDIESGEYPNAETFLIGDEDVEIILGTFFKHLEGITSRTHTNRDEEMLFHYSCLGFCISNLVREIIKIENQVRELIMWENPSNQANMKEICCKISTLCSLS